Proteins encoded in a region of the Pieris brassicae chromosome 3, ilPieBrab1.1, whole genome shotgun sequence genome:
- the LOC123706801 gene encoding serine/threonine-protein kinase STE20 isoform X2, with product MPLFSEHISNMYYSGTPSYSGVPYGTGYGGSPYGTSYSASYLNPGGSYSNHSSLAPYTRTLSSRWLGRNYSPILGTIAEKGTTSPVRINSPRRTHVTRTYTSHISIPTSYSPRPININTADIDVSRDKYLNRSISTQSIGTRSSRWSPTTGRNKESSQMCEKPKTSVDSTTGSPPQRSTIKRDRPVVRLHTIKRKDRDSPRQPIQHVSEEKGKSQIGINHTQDSNKPGLKWRQRLADDLTYKNKKEKKTIGEILVEKFTLKNKDDEDDNIKREDVMPSSENIASIDKNKLTKRRCSMEQLAEQASLLDSLIRRENLSTATLDLSKTTTETGEKCDDVDQRKRNLADQPNPLKTTKSVHCFMTNPLTKRKSLRKSTSGDNIRRLDRISELPQIRNENLAIDEIKTSLKTHNVKNIKSKPKIKQKITSSVDMPTPPSPLKFIVEDVTIEEKPLHKRKEVVYSSCIEDSNTLNDLNEIQTKSIESEHRKSVKIKSKMSTSSLEETVSPELEDGNFWGKLGKRETIYLINRKKEIDETNEQNKRSMFWFTEEEGELNNEQVSQKMSQCYVSATEPDTKNTKLKKEKENNESITMEQQASKASLCHKDNKLTIKDDDMIIMSSINKNPREQDVHKISLKKIYIDIEEANAHSSCNTISNKSKEFDLSANGSLNKICLKEDISQDIVSSAFKSEGPHLIKHKEVCSLTQNKSLEVCDDKSDNSHLISDRHKVLAGGTKKELQFCKDNSSTFNFSGDIPSVVKRESEKCDNVQIESELTIPIKLPSVKKPISGVNAHQLFANKKPIKNVPAPKPLIATPRPLQKKAPQVLYSSTSSETSSSTESSEEDDDETSDSSTDSSACVNNADGRTSTGSNDSGFDSSAPGSPSGFSFVRKGAEPSSSSSASVSHGHTHNLQHQEPEQSTAYDLFKKTGKFTPPARSIPRFRKYTIDDFHFIKVLGKGSFGKVMLAELRDTEYYYAVKCLKKDVVLEDDDVECTLIERKVLALGTNHPYLCHLFATFQTDSHLFFVMEYLNGGDLMFHIQQSGRFPEPRARFYGAEIISGLKFLHKRGIVYRDLKLDNILLDFEGHVRIADFGMCKLQIYLDKTADTFCGTPDYMAPEIIKGLKYNQTVDWWSFGVLLYEMLIGQSPFSGCDEDELFWSICNELPSFPRFLSADGLDILTRLLDKDARSRLGGPECEHGDVRDHPFFREVPWDRLERRDLPAPFKPRVRHPLDTQYFDRAFTCERPRLTAVEPHVLRSMDQGPFRGFSYTNPNASDR from the exons ATGCCGCTTTTTTCCGAACATATTTCGAATATGTATTACAGTGGAACACCTTCGTACTCCGGTGTGCCCTATGGCACTGGCTACGGCGGTTCACCATACGGAACGTCTTACAGTGCATCTTATTTGAATCCCGGAGGAAGTTATAGTAATCACTCATCTTTGGCCCCATATACCAGGACGTTATCGTCGAGGTGGCTTGGTAGAAATTACTCTCCGATACTTGGCACTATTGCGGAAAAAGGTACAACGAGCCCGGTCAGAATCAATAGTCCTCGAAGAACCCATGTCACGAGAACTTATACCTCACACATATCTATACCAACTAGTTATTCACCCCGACCCATAAATATTAACACTGCAGACATTGATGTTTCTCGTGACAAGTACCTAAATAGATCCATATCGACGCAGTCTATTGGTACGAGATCGTCGCGCTGGAGCCCTACGACCGGACGTAACAAAGAATCGTCGCAAATGTGTGAAAAACCCAAGACAAGCGTGGATTCGACGACGGGGTCTCCTCCGCAAAGATCAACAATAAAACGGGATCGGCCAGTCGTTAGATTACACACAATTAAGAGAAAAGATAGAGACTCCCCACGTCAGCCTATTCAACACGTTTCTGAAGAAAAGGGTAAAAGTCAGATTGGGATCAATCATACACAAGATAGTAATAAACCTGGACTGAAATGGAGACAGCGACTTGCTGATGATTtgacgtataaaaataaaaaagaaaagaaaactataGGTGAAATATTAGTGGAAAAATTTACTCTAAAAAATAAGGATGATGAagatgataatattaaaagggAAGATGTTATGCCTTCCTCAGAAAATATTGCaagtatagataaaaataaattaacaaaaagacGTTGTTCTATGGAACAATTGGCAGAACAAGCTTCATTATTAGATTCATTAATTAGGAGAGAGAATTTGAGTACTGCAACTTTAGATTTAAGTAAAACTACCACTGAAACTGGTGAAAAATGTGACGATGTCGACCAAAGAAAAAGAAACCTCGCTGATCAACCAAATCCtctaaaaacaacaaaatcaGTTCATTGTTTTATGACGAATCCGCTGACTAAAAGGAAAAGTTTAAGAAAATCTACTTCGGGCGATAACATTCGTAGATTGGATCGAATATCAGAATTACCACAGATTCGTAATGAAAACCTAGCCattgatgaaataaaaacttcgtTGAAAAcacataatgttaaaaatataaaaagcaaaccgaaaataaaacaaaaaataacctCTAGCGTAGACATGCCGACGCCGCCGAGTCCTTTGAAGTTTATAGTAGAAGATGTCACAATAGAAGAAAAACCGTTACATAAGAGAAAAGAAGTTGTTTATAGCAGTTGTATAGAAGACAGTAACACATTAAATGACTTGAATGAAATTCAAACTAAATCAATTGAAAGTGAACATCGAAAAAGCGTTAAGATAAAGTCTAAAATGTCAACGTCAAGTCTTGAAGAAACAGTTTCACCAGAATTAGAAGATGGAAACTTTTGGGGAAAACTGGGTAAACGAgagacaatttatttaattaatagaaaaaaagaaatagaCGAAACTAATGAGCAAAATAAGCGATCAATGTTTTGGTTTACCGAAGAAGAAGgtgaattaaataatgaacaaGTATCACAAAAGATGTCACAATGTTATGTTAGTGCAACAGAACCCGACACTAAAAatacaaagttaaaaaaagaaaaggaaaATAATGAATCCATTACAATGGAACAACAAGCATCAAAAGCTTCATTGTGTCACAAAGAtaacaaattaacaataaaagacgatgatatgataataatgtcatcaattaataaaaatccaagAGAGCAAGACGTacataaaattagtttaaaaaaaatttacatagaCATAGAAGAGGCTAATGCTCATAGTTCATGTAATACTATATCAAATAAATCTAAGGAATTTGATTTAAGTGCAAATGGTtccctaaataaaatatgtttaaaagaaGATATTTCACAAGATATAGTGTCAAGCGCATTTAAAAGTGAAGGTCCTCATTTGATAAAACATAAAGAAGTTTGTTCTTTAACACAAAACAAATCCTTAGAAGTCTGTGATGATAAAAGTGATAATAGTCACTTAATTTCAGATAGACATAAGGTTTTAGCGGGCGGTACCAAAAAAGAATTGCAATTCTGTAAAGATAACAGTAGCACTTTCAATTTTAGTGGAGATATTCCGAGTGTTGTGAAAAGAGAATCGGAAAAATGCGATAATGTTCAGATTGAATCTGAACTCACAATACCAATAAAGCTGCCTAGCGTCAAGAAACCGATTTCAGGCGTCAACGCCCATCAACTGTTTGCTAATAAAAAGCCTATTAAAAACGTTCCTGCGCCGAAACCACTAATAGCAACACCTCGGCCACTTCAAAAGAAAGCGCCGCAAGTCCTCTATTCCTCTACTTCTTCAGAAACTTCTTCATCGACTGAGTCTTCAGAAGAAGATGACGATGAGACGAGTGACAGCTCAACAGACTCTAGTGCGTGTGTAAATAACGCTGACGGCAGAACTTCAACTGGTTCCAATGATTCTGGATTTGATTCTTCGGCTCCAGGGTCTCCTTCGGGATTCAGCTTTGTTCGAAAAG GTGCCGAGCCCAGTTCGTCATCCTCGGCCTCCGTATCTCACGGCCACACCCACAACCTGCAGCACCAAGAGCCCG AACAATCGACGGCGTATGACCTATTCAAAAAGACAGGAAAGTTTACTCCTCCTGCGAGAAGCATCCCCCGCTTTAGGAAGTACACCATAGACGACTTCCACTTCATCAAGGTCTTAGGAAAGGGAAGCTTCGGAAAG GTGATGTTGGCGGAGCTGCGAGACACGGAGTACTACTACGCTGTGAAGTGCCTGAAAAAAGATGTGGTGCTGGAAGATGACGACGTGGAGTGCACTCTTATCGAGAGGAAGGTGCTAGCGCTCGGCACCAACCACCCTTATCTTTGCCATCTCTTCGCCACCTTTCAGACAGAC TCTCATCTGTTCTTCGTGATGGAGTACCTGAATGGTGGTGATTTGATGTTCCACATTCAACAAAGCGGCCGCTTCCCTGAACCCCGGGCTCGATTCTATGGCGCCGAAATTATTTCGGGACTGAAGTTTTTGCACAAGAGAGGAATAGTATACAG GGATTTGAAATTAGATAACATTCTTCTCGACTTCGAGGGCCACGTGCGAATAGCGGACTTTGGCATGTGCAAACTACAGATATATTTGGACAAAACGGCGGACACCTTCTGCGGCACTCCCGATTACATGGCTCCTGAG ATAATCAAGGGCTTGAAGTACAACCAGACGGTGGACTGGTGGTCTTTCGGCGTGCTACTGTACGAGATGCTGATCGGGCAGAGCCCCTTCAGCGGCTGCGACGAGGACGAGTTGTTCTGGTCCATCTGCAACGAGCTGCCTTCTTTCCCGCGATTCCTCTCGGCCGACGGCCTCGACATACTCACTCGG CTGTTGGACAAGGACGCCCGCTCTCGCCTGGGAGGACCGGAGTGCGAGCACGGAGACGTTCGCGATCACCCCTTCTTCCGCGAAGTGCCTTGGGACCGTCTCGAGCGCCGCGATCTTCCCGCTCCGTTCAAGCCTCGCGTG CGTCACCCGCTGGACACGCAGTACTTCGATCGCGCCTTTACGTGCGAGCGGCCCCGCCTGACGGCCGTCGAGCCCCACGTTCTGCGCTCCATGGACCAAGGCCCTTTCCGGGGCTTCTCCTACACCAACCCTAACGCCTCCGACCGGTGA
- the LOC123706801 gene encoding serine/threonine-protein kinase STE20 isoform X3 — MPLFSEHISNMYYSGTPSYSGVPYGTGYGGSPYGTSYSASYLNPGGSYSNHSSLAPYTRTLSSRWLGRNYSPILGTIAEKGTTSPVRINSPRRTHVTRTYTSHISIPTSYSPRPININTADIDVSRDKYLNRSISTQSIGTRSSRWSPTTGRNKESSQMCEKPKTSVDSTTGSPPQRSTIKRDRPVVRLHTIKRKDRDSPRQPIQHVSEEKGKSQIGINHTQDSNKPGLKWRQRLADDLTYKNKKEKKTIGEILVEKFTLKNKDDEDDNIKREDVMPSSENIASIDKNKLTKRRCSMEQLAEQASLLDSLIRRENLSTATLDLSKTTTETGEKCDDVDQRKRNLADQPNPLKTTKSVHCFMTNPLTKRKSLRKSTSGDNIRRLDRISELPQIRNENLAIDEIKTSLKTHNVKNIKSKPKIKQKITSSVDMPTPPSPLKFIVEDVTIEEKPLHKRKEVVYSSCIEDSNTLNDLNEIQTKSIESEHRKSVKIKSKMSTSSLEETVSPELEDGNFWGKLGKRETIYLINRKKEIDETNEQNKRSMFWFTEEEGELNNEQVSQKMSQCYVSATEPDTKNTKLKKEKENNESITMEQQASKASLCHKDNKLTIKDDDMIIMSSINKNPREQDVHKISLKKIYIDIEEANAHSSCNTISNKSKEFDLSANGSLNKICLKEDISQDIVSSAFKSEGPHLIKHKEVCSLTQNKSLEVCDDKSDNSHLISDRHKVLAGGTKKELQFCKDNSSTFNFSGDIPSVVKRESEKCDNVQIESELTIPIKLPSVKKPISGVNAHQLFANKKPIKNVPAPKPLIATPRPLQKKAPQVLYSSTSSETSSSTESSEEDDDETSDSSTDSSACVNNADGRTSTGSNDSGFDSSAPGSPSGFSFVRKEQSTAYDLFKKTGKFTPPARSIPRFRKYTIDDFHFIKVLGKGSFGKVMLAELRDTEYYYAVKCLKKDVVLEDDDVECTLIERKVLALGTNHPYLCHLFATFQTDSHLFFVMEYLNGGDLMFHIQQSGRFPEPRARFYGAEIISGLKFLHKRGIVYRDLKLDNILLDFEGHVRIADFGMCKLQIYLDKTADTFCGTPDYMAPEIIKGLKYNQTVDWWSFGVLLYEMLIGQSPFSGCDEDELFWSICNELPSFPRFLSADGLDILTRLLDKDARSRLGGPECEHGDVRDHPFFREVPWDRLERRDLPAPFKPRVRHPLDTQYFDRAFTCERPRLTAVEPHVLRSMDQGPFRGFSYTNPNASDR; from the exons ATGCCGCTTTTTTCCGAACATATTTCGAATATGTATTACAGTGGAACACCTTCGTACTCCGGTGTGCCCTATGGCACTGGCTACGGCGGTTCACCATACGGAACGTCTTACAGTGCATCTTATTTGAATCCCGGAGGAAGTTATAGTAATCACTCATCTTTGGCCCCATATACCAGGACGTTATCGTCGAGGTGGCTTGGTAGAAATTACTCTCCGATACTTGGCACTATTGCGGAAAAAGGTACAACGAGCCCGGTCAGAATCAATAGTCCTCGAAGAACCCATGTCACGAGAACTTATACCTCACACATATCTATACCAACTAGTTATTCACCCCGACCCATAAATATTAACACTGCAGACATTGATGTTTCTCGTGACAAGTACCTAAATAGATCCATATCGACGCAGTCTATTGGTACGAGATCGTCGCGCTGGAGCCCTACGACCGGACGTAACAAAGAATCGTCGCAAATGTGTGAAAAACCCAAGACAAGCGTGGATTCGACGACGGGGTCTCCTCCGCAAAGATCAACAATAAAACGGGATCGGCCAGTCGTTAGATTACACACAATTAAGAGAAAAGATAGAGACTCCCCACGTCAGCCTATTCAACACGTTTCTGAAGAAAAGGGTAAAAGTCAGATTGGGATCAATCATACACAAGATAGTAATAAACCTGGACTGAAATGGAGACAGCGACTTGCTGATGATTtgacgtataaaaataaaaaagaaaagaaaactataGGTGAAATATTAGTGGAAAAATTTACTCTAAAAAATAAGGATGATGAagatgataatattaaaagggAAGATGTTATGCCTTCCTCAGAAAATATTGCaagtatagataaaaataaattaacaaaaagacGTTGTTCTATGGAACAATTGGCAGAACAAGCTTCATTATTAGATTCATTAATTAGGAGAGAGAATTTGAGTACTGCAACTTTAGATTTAAGTAAAACTACCACTGAAACTGGTGAAAAATGTGACGATGTCGACCAAAGAAAAAGAAACCTCGCTGATCAACCAAATCCtctaaaaacaacaaaatcaGTTCATTGTTTTATGACGAATCCGCTGACTAAAAGGAAAAGTTTAAGAAAATCTACTTCGGGCGATAACATTCGTAGATTGGATCGAATATCAGAATTACCACAGATTCGTAATGAAAACCTAGCCattgatgaaataaaaacttcgtTGAAAAcacataatgttaaaaatataaaaagcaaaccgaaaataaaacaaaaaataacctCTAGCGTAGACATGCCGACGCCGCCGAGTCCTTTGAAGTTTATAGTAGAAGATGTCACAATAGAAGAAAAACCGTTACATAAGAGAAAAGAAGTTGTTTATAGCAGTTGTATAGAAGACAGTAACACATTAAATGACTTGAATGAAATTCAAACTAAATCAATTGAAAGTGAACATCGAAAAAGCGTTAAGATAAAGTCTAAAATGTCAACGTCAAGTCTTGAAGAAACAGTTTCACCAGAATTAGAAGATGGAAACTTTTGGGGAAAACTGGGTAAACGAgagacaatttatttaattaatagaaaaaaagaaatagaCGAAACTAATGAGCAAAATAAGCGATCAATGTTTTGGTTTACCGAAGAAGAAGgtgaattaaataatgaacaaGTATCACAAAAGATGTCACAATGTTATGTTAGTGCAACAGAACCCGACACTAAAAatacaaagttaaaaaaagaaaaggaaaATAATGAATCCATTACAATGGAACAACAAGCATCAAAAGCTTCATTGTGTCACAAAGAtaacaaattaacaataaaagacgatgatatgataataatgtcatcaattaataaaaatccaagAGAGCAAGACGTacataaaattagtttaaaaaaaatttacatagaCATAGAAGAGGCTAATGCTCATAGTTCATGTAATACTATATCAAATAAATCTAAGGAATTTGATTTAAGTGCAAATGGTtccctaaataaaatatgtttaaaagaaGATATTTCACAAGATATAGTGTCAAGCGCATTTAAAAGTGAAGGTCCTCATTTGATAAAACATAAAGAAGTTTGTTCTTTAACACAAAACAAATCCTTAGAAGTCTGTGATGATAAAAGTGATAATAGTCACTTAATTTCAGATAGACATAAGGTTTTAGCGGGCGGTACCAAAAAAGAATTGCAATTCTGTAAAGATAACAGTAGCACTTTCAATTTTAGTGGAGATATTCCGAGTGTTGTGAAAAGAGAATCGGAAAAATGCGATAATGTTCAGATTGAATCTGAACTCACAATACCAATAAAGCTGCCTAGCGTCAAGAAACCGATTTCAGGCGTCAACGCCCATCAACTGTTTGCTAATAAAAAGCCTATTAAAAACGTTCCTGCGCCGAAACCACTAATAGCAACACCTCGGCCACTTCAAAAGAAAGCGCCGCAAGTCCTCTATTCCTCTACTTCTTCAGAAACTTCTTCATCGACTGAGTCTTCAGAAGAAGATGACGATGAGACGAGTGACAGCTCAACAGACTCTAGTGCGTGTGTAAATAACGCTGACGGCAGAACTTCAACTGGTTCCAATGATTCTGGATTTGATTCTTCGGCTCCAGGGTCTCCTTCGGGATTCAGCTTTGTTCGAAAAG AACAATCGACGGCGTATGACCTATTCAAAAAGACAGGAAAGTTTACTCCTCCTGCGAGAAGCATCCCCCGCTTTAGGAAGTACACCATAGACGACTTCCACTTCATCAAGGTCTTAGGAAAGGGAAGCTTCGGAAAG GTGATGTTGGCGGAGCTGCGAGACACGGAGTACTACTACGCTGTGAAGTGCCTGAAAAAAGATGTGGTGCTGGAAGATGACGACGTGGAGTGCACTCTTATCGAGAGGAAGGTGCTAGCGCTCGGCACCAACCACCCTTATCTTTGCCATCTCTTCGCCACCTTTCAGACAGAC TCTCATCTGTTCTTCGTGATGGAGTACCTGAATGGTGGTGATTTGATGTTCCACATTCAACAAAGCGGCCGCTTCCCTGAACCCCGGGCTCGATTCTATGGCGCCGAAATTATTTCGGGACTGAAGTTTTTGCACAAGAGAGGAATAGTATACAG GGATTTGAAATTAGATAACATTCTTCTCGACTTCGAGGGCCACGTGCGAATAGCGGACTTTGGCATGTGCAAACTACAGATATATTTGGACAAAACGGCGGACACCTTCTGCGGCACTCCCGATTACATGGCTCCTGAG ATAATCAAGGGCTTGAAGTACAACCAGACGGTGGACTGGTGGTCTTTCGGCGTGCTACTGTACGAGATGCTGATCGGGCAGAGCCCCTTCAGCGGCTGCGACGAGGACGAGTTGTTCTGGTCCATCTGCAACGAGCTGCCTTCTTTCCCGCGATTCCTCTCGGCCGACGGCCTCGACATACTCACTCGG CTGTTGGACAAGGACGCCCGCTCTCGCCTGGGAGGACCGGAGTGCGAGCACGGAGACGTTCGCGATCACCCCTTCTTCCGCGAAGTGCCTTGGGACCGTCTCGAGCGCCGCGATCTTCCCGCTCCGTTCAAGCCTCGCGTG CGTCACCCGCTGGACACGCAGTACTTCGATCGCGCCTTTACGTGCGAGCGGCCCCGCCTGACGGCCGTCGAGCCCCACGTTCTGCGCTCCATGGACCAAGGCCCTTTCCGGGGCTTCTCCTACACCAACCCTAACGCCTCCGACCGGTGA